From the Erythrolamprus reginae isolate rEryReg1 chromosome Z, rEryReg1.hap1, whole genome shotgun sequence genome, one window contains:
- the EMC9 gene encoding ER membrane protein complex subunit 9 codes for MIEVEISPRAYVKMCLHAARYPHVAVNGLLLAQKRRPTAGTPECLYITDCVPLFHSNLSLTVMLEVALNQVDSWSSESGFLLAGYYQANSGMDDKSPNTLAQKTAGRIAELYDDAVLIMLDNRKFGINPRLPPLTVLEQRDRQWLPKDKNLVMWSDWESSRHICQSLLEAKVYSRLVDFDSHLDDIRQDWTNQQLNTEIAQLVSVANGSA; via the exons ATGATCGAAGTGGAGATCTCGCCTCGGGCCTACGTCAAGATGTGCCTCCATGCGGCTCGCTACCCCCACGTGGCGGTGAACGGACTTCTCCTGGCTCAAAAGCGCCGGCCGACAGCCGGAACCCCCGAATGCCTCTACATCACGGACTGTGTCCCCCTTTTCCACAGCAACCTTTCTCTCACGGTGATGCTGGAAGTAGCCCTCAACCAG GTGGATTCTTGGAGCTCGGAGTCCGGTTTTCTCCTGGCTGGCTATTACCAGGCCAACTCTGGGATGGATGACAAAAG CCCTAACACCCTGGCACAAAAGACAGCAGGCCGCATTGCTGAACTCTATGACGACGCGGTGCTGATCATG TTGGATAATCGCAAGTTTGGGATAAATCCTCGTCTTCCTCCCCTGACTGTCTTGGAGCAGAGGGATCGTCAGTGGCTTCCTAAAGACAAGAACCT GGTCATGTGGTCCGACTGGGAATCCTCCCGCCATATTTGCCAGTCTCTCCTGGAGGCCAAAGTCTACTCCCGATTGGTTGACTTCGACAGCCACCTGGATGACATCAGGCAAGACTGGACCAATCAGCAGCTGAACACGGAAATCGCCCAATTGGTGTCCGTAGCTAATGGCAGTGCGTGA
- the PSME2 gene encoding proteasome activator complex subunit 2, producing MAKSCTASIRVAKETREKMALFRESLLKEGEEFLCTFLPAKIFQLDNFLKENSLNVQDLTTLKAPLEIPIPDPPPKDDEMDTGKEEKEAPKCGYLKGNEVLISLLDRVKPEVREFKEKCILVTTWIQFMIPKIEDGNDFGVAVQEKVLERITALKTKAEAFQTTIAKYFLERGDAVAKASKDTHVMDYRCLVHERDEAIYREMQIMLLDIRGFYAELYHILSKNLEKLTNPKGEEKPSMY from the exons atGGCTCTTTTTAGAGAATCACTTTTGAAAGAG GGTGAAGAATTTCTTTGCACCTTTTTGCCTGCGAAAATATTCCAGTTGGATAACTTTCTTAAG GAAAATTCACTAAATGTTCAAGATTTGACCACCCTAAAAGCTCCTTTGGAGATCCCTATTCCAGACCCCCCACCCAAAGACGACGAA ATGGATacaggaaaagaggaaaaggaag CTCCAAAGTGTGGCTATCTCAAAGGAAACGAAGTTCTCATTTCACTCCTGGATCGTGTGAAACCCGAAGTTCGTGAATTTAAAGAAAAATGCATTTTG GTCACGACATGGATCCAGTTCATGATCCCCAAAATTGAGGATGGCAACGACTTCGGGGTGGCAGTTCAG GAAAAAGTGCTGGAACGTATCACGGCTCTGAAGACCAAAGCGGAAGCTTTCCAAACCACCATTGCTAA ATATTTTTTGGAGCGTGGAGATGCAGTCGCCAAGGCCTCCAAAGATACCCATGTG ATGGATTACCGGTGTTTGGTTCACGAACGTGACGAAGCCATTTACCGAGAAATGCAGATCATGTTGCTTGACATCCGTGGATTTTAT GCTGAGCTGTATCACATCCTAAGCAAAAACCTGGAGAAATTGACCAACCCCAAGGGTGAAGAGAAGCCATCCATGTACTAA